Proteins from a genomic interval of Streptomyces fodineus:
- a CDS encoding DUF5947 family protein, translating to MTVDGALARVIRSASDRAAAAGSERCDLCAALVADGHPHLYDTGAAELRCVCRPCSVLFADDGAGRYRLVPRRRLRLPAVDTAVLGVPVGLVFFVPHRDGTVTAQGPSPAGAMRWEVDAAAWQRMAERCPPLASVAPEVEALLVNTVRGLDEHWIVPVDDCYRMVALVRREWRGLSGGGRVWPAVERFFAELTERS from the coding sequence GTGACCGTGGACGGGGCGCTGGCCAGGGTCATCCGCTCCGCGTCGGACCGCGCGGCGGCGGCCGGGAGCGAACGCTGCGACCTGTGCGCCGCCCTCGTCGCGGACGGACATCCGCACCTGTACGACACCGGCGCCGCCGAGCTGCGCTGTGTGTGCCGGCCGTGCTCGGTGCTGTTCGCCGATGACGGGGCGGGCCGGTACCGGCTCGTGCCGCGGCGCCGGCTGCGGCTGCCAGCCGTGGACACCGCGGTGCTGGGGGTGCCGGTGGGGCTGGTGTTCTTCGTGCCGCACCGGGACGGCACGGTCACCGCGCAGGGCCCGAGCCCGGCGGGAGCCATGCGCTGGGAGGTGGACGCGGCGGCGTGGCAGCGGATGGCCGAGAGGTGTCCGCCGCTCGCTTCCGTGGCACCCGAGGTGGAGGCCCTGCTGGTGAACACCGTGCGCGGCCTCGACGAGCACTGGATCGTGCCGGTCGACGACTGCTACCGGATGGTCGCCCTCGTCCGCCGTGAGTGGCGGGGGCTGTCCGGTGGCGGCCGGGTGTGGCCGGCCGTGGAACGGTTCTTCGCGGAGCTCACCGAGCGCTCGTGA